Proteins encoded by one window of Rubinisphaera margarita:
- a CDS encoding sigma-70 family RNA polymerase sigma factor, with the protein MPPPQDDTRFIEALTRHQPALEAFCHANLANREDAREVLQSTCVKLWQKAADWDPDTEFLPWAFTVARFTLLSHYRDQKRDRLVFDEDVIQAMAGEIEQVATAFDKRREALAKCMKKLDQRQRALLHDHYTVSQSLREIAEASGRSLSAVKMTLLRIRQQLSACIEREMRTNP; encoded by the coding sequence ATGCCGCCACCACAGGACGACACCCGCTTCATTGAAGCGTTGACGCGCCACCAGCCCGCACTGGAGGCGTTCTGCCACGCGAATCTTGCCAATCGAGAGGATGCGCGCGAGGTGCTGCAGTCGACTTGCGTGAAGTTGTGGCAAAAGGCGGCGGACTGGGATCCGGATACGGAATTCTTGCCGTGGGCGTTCACCGTGGCGCGATTCACGCTCCTTTCGCATTACCGGGACCAGAAACGCGATCGCTTGGTTTTCGATGAAGATGTGATCCAGGCAATGGCGGGCGAAATCGAGCAGGTCGCAACCGCATTTGATAAGCGGCGCGAGGCGCTCGCGAAGTGCATGAAGAAACTCGATCAAAGGCAGAGGGCTTTGCTCCATGACCACTACACCGTCAGTCAGAGTTTGCGGGAGATCGCCGAAGCCTCGGGGCGGAGCCTGAGTGCGGTGAAAATGACCTTGCTGCGAATTCGTCAGCAACTCAGTGCGTGTATTGAACGCGAGATGAGGACCAATCCGTGA
- a CDS encoding DUF1552 domain-containing protein — protein sequence MKTNLDRRHVLRGVGALIALPALESIGFRRFASAADRTPAKPSKRCVFLSLGFGVTKETWFPDVTQTGADYELSEGLAPLARHQTDITVVQGCANQYTNEAHWGSTFWLTGANRYSVPGQNMANSISADQVVAQHLGQDTRFSSIQLNAASLEGHGPGLSLAWDQRGKPVAGQNDPVQVFHKLFSPDDMPLEQRQAAIAENRSVLDAVLTQARRVQRGLSRTDTDKLDEYFQGIRDIETRLKKDEAWLDIPKAKPPLDEPEPGLKGKAEIEIMQDLIVAALQTDSTRTLSYRMPGQSLLQSLDLKPSAHNVSHYSPGDRMEASKVRDKAHSELLARLIDKLKATKEADGSSLFDHTAVAWGSNISSIHYLTNCPTILTGGGANLKLGQHLVLPKDTPLCNVWLTMLQGLGIDAERHGDSTGVVKELQA from the coding sequence ATGAAAACCAACCTGGACCGCCGTCACGTTCTTCGCGGAGTGGGAGCTCTGATCGCTTTGCCTGCGCTGGAATCGATCGGCTTCCGCCGCTTTGCTTCGGCTGCAGACAGAACGCCCGCGAAGCCGTCCAAACGCTGCGTGTTTCTCAGCCTCGGCTTCGGCGTGACCAAAGAGACCTGGTTTCCTGACGTCACTCAAACGGGAGCCGACTATGAGCTTTCCGAAGGCCTCGCTCCGCTGGCCCGTCACCAGACCGATATCACTGTCGTGCAAGGTTGCGCGAATCAATACACCAACGAAGCTCACTGGGGCAGCACCTTCTGGCTCACTGGAGCCAATCGCTATTCCGTGCCCGGCCAGAATATGGCGAACAGTATCTCAGCCGATCAGGTCGTCGCGCAGCATCTGGGGCAGGACACCCGCTTTTCGTCGATCCAGCTCAACGCCGCCAGTCTTGAGGGGCACGGACCCGGCCTCTCGCTGGCTTGGGATCAGCGGGGCAAGCCCGTCGCCGGCCAGAACGACCCGGTTCAGGTTTTCCACAAGCTCTTCTCGCCGGATGACATGCCGCTGGAACAACGACAGGCCGCCATTGCCGAGAACCGCAGCGTCCTGGACGCTGTCCTGACCCAGGCCAGACGCGTGCAGCGCGGCCTCTCCAGAACCGACACGGACAAGCTCGACGAATACTTTCAGGGCATCCGCGACATTGAGACGCGTCTTAAAAAGGACGAAGCCTGGCTGGACATCCCCAAGGCGAAGCCTCCCCTCGACGAGCCCGAACCCGGTCTGAAGGGGAAGGCCGAGATCGAGATCATGCAGGATCTGATCGTGGCCGCGTTGCAGACGGACAGCACCCGCACACTGAGCTATCGCATGCCCGGTCAAAGCCTCCTGCAAAGTCTCGATCTCAAACCGAGCGCTCACAACGTGAGCCATTACTCACCCGGCGACCGCATGGAAGCCTCGAAGGTCCGCGACAAGGCCCACAGCGAATTGCTGGCCCGGCTGATCGACAAGCTCAAGGCGACGAAGGAAGCCGATGGATCGAGCCTCTTCGACCATACCGCCGTGGCCTGGGGATCGAACATCAGCTCCATCCACTACCTGACCAATTGCCCGACCATCCTCACCGGCGGCGGAGCCAATCTGAAACTGGGGCAGCATCTCGTCCTGCCGAAGGACACACCGCTGTGCAACGTGTGGCTGACCATGCTGCAGG